Proteins from one Natrinema salinisoli genomic window:
- a CDS encoding ZIP family metal transporter: protein MALLENLLLVFVAGLVTALATGIGALPFFFFEGISDRRNVILWGLSSGIMISASTFGLIDEGLAEGTALEIAIGMAAGVALVVVAHDVLMDTDIDPQQYEAADFKKLVLILGILTVHSFPEGVAIGVSFADLGLEGGTQFLGFTVPVLAIFMTIAISIHNIPEGTAISIPLRSMDVANWKLVWWAVFSSLPQPIGAVLAFGFVRYAREFLPYGFGFAAGAMIYLVLTEFVPEALDIGERLPNGGKPELAGGIVVGILVMVPLTFV from the coding sequence ATGGCACTCCTCGAGAACCTCCTCTTAGTGTTCGTCGCCGGCCTGGTCACGGCGCTGGCGACGGGCATCGGCGCGCTCCCGTTTTTCTTCTTCGAAGGGATCAGCGACCGGCGAAACGTGATTCTCTGGGGCCTCTCCTCGGGAATCATGATTTCGGCGTCGACCTTCGGTCTCATCGACGAGGGGCTGGCCGAGGGGACGGCCCTCGAGATCGCGATCGGCATGGCGGCCGGCGTCGCGCTCGTCGTCGTCGCTCACGACGTGCTGATGGACACCGACATCGATCCACAACAGTACGAAGCAGCCGATTTCAAGAAGCTCGTCCTCATCCTCGGCATCCTGACCGTCCACAGCTTCCCCGAGGGCGTGGCGATCGGCGTCTCCTTCGCGGACCTCGGGCTCGAGGGCGGGACCCAGTTCCTCGGCTTTACCGTCCCGGTGCTGGCGATCTTCATGACGATCGCCATCTCGATCCACAACATTCCGGAGGGGACCGCGATCTCGATTCCCCTGCGCTCGATGGACGTCGCCAACTGGAAGCTGGTCTGGTGGGCCGTCTTCTCGAGCCTGCCCCAGCCGATCGGGGCCGTCCTCGCGTTCGGCTTCGTCCGCTACGCACGGGAGTTCCTGCCCTACGGCTTCGGCTTCGCCGCCGGCGCGATGATCTACCTCGTCCTCACGGAGTTCGTCCCCGAGGCGCTGGATATCGGTGAGCGCTTACCGAACGGTGGCAAGCCCGAGCTCGCGGGCGGTATCGTCGTCGGGATTCTCGTTATGGTGCCGTTGACGTTCGTCTAG
- the tnpA gene encoding IS200/IS605 family transposase — MPRGYSQERTSVHNLHYHFVWCPKYRKPVLTDEVADRLKQLIEEKADELGLDILRLAIQPDHVHLFITGNPKLAPNKIVQQVKGYTSRNLREEFDFGLPSLWTRSYFVSSAGEVSSQTIEEYIEAQTGQ; from the coding sequence ATGCCACGGGGGTATAGTCAAGAGCGGACGTCGGTTCACAACCTCCACTACCACTTCGTGTGGTGTCCGAAGTACCGTAAACCGGTGCTGACGGACGAGGTTGCCGACCGCCTCAAACAACTCATCGAGGAGAAAGCCGACGAACTCGGCCTCGACATCCTCCGACTGGCAATCCAGCCCGACCACGTTCACCTGTTCATCACGGGCAACCCGAAACTCGCCCCGAACAAAATCGTTCAACAGGTCAAGGGCTACACCTCGCGGAACCTCCGTGAGGAGTTCGACTTCGGCCTCCCCTCGCTGTGGACACGCTCGTACTTCGTCTCCTCAGCAGGCGAAGTGTCGAGTCAGACCATCGAGGAGTACATCGAAGCACAGACCGGACAATAA
- a CDS encoding SDR family NAD(P)-dependent oxidoreductase, with translation MEEPDLSGRTVLVTGSAKGVGRELLLATADCGARTAVHYHTSADAARDVAEDARERGAEATMTVQGDVTDPESVDGLFAAIEAELGSVDVLVNNVGDFAPAHWTDIEFDTWNRVLETNLNGTALCSKRALPAMRETEYGRIVNIGYASSEQGLVSPKNFPYFVAKAGVLMFTRMLAADTQDDGITVNAISPYVVENSDEFPAELPRGRPASFDDLIAPLYFFVDPDSEYISGENIEVDGGWLPERV, from the coding sequence ATGGAGGAACCAGATCTCTCGGGTCGGACGGTGCTCGTCACGGGGAGTGCGAAGGGCGTCGGTCGCGAACTCCTGCTGGCGACGGCCGACTGCGGCGCGCGGACGGCGGTTCACTACCACACGAGCGCCGACGCCGCCCGCGACGTGGCCGAGGACGCCCGCGAGCGCGGTGCTGAAGCGACGATGACGGTACAGGGTGACGTCACCGACCCCGAGAGCGTCGACGGCCTCTTCGCGGCCATCGAAGCCGAACTCGGGTCAGTCGACGTCCTGGTCAACAACGTCGGCGACTTCGCGCCCGCCCACTGGACCGATATCGAGTTCGACACCTGGAATCGGGTCCTCGAGACCAACCTCAACGGGACGGCCCTCTGTTCGAAGCGGGCACTGCCGGCGATGCGGGAAACCGAATACGGCCGGATCGTGAATATCGGGTACGCCTCGAGCGAGCAGGGACTCGTGAGCCCGAAGAACTTCCCCTACTTCGTCGCGAAGGCGGGCGTGTTGATGTTCACGCGCATGCTCGCGGCGGATACGCAGGACGACGGGATTACCGTCAACGCGATCTCGCCGTACGTCGTCGAGAACTCCGACGAGTTCCCCGCGGAGTTGCCCCGGGGTCGGCCGGCGAGCTTCGACGACCTGATCGCGCCGCTGTATTTCTTCGTCGACCCGGACAGCGAGTACATCAGCGGCGAGAATATCGAGGTCGACGGCGGCTGGTTGCCCGAGCGAGTATAG
- a CDS encoding universal stress protein codes for MHLLVALDDSEPGWAAFEFACTEHPDDEVAVVHAVDPTNSSYGEVAHLGPDVLLERQRETAEELLAAAEDRGAAYGCEFETETIVGQPSDAIVDYAASNDVDRIVVGSHGRTGFSRVLLGSVAERIARHAPVPVTIVR; via the coding sequence ATGCACTTGCTGGTCGCGCTCGACGACTCGGAGCCGGGGTGGGCGGCGTTCGAGTTCGCGTGTACAGAGCATCCCGACGACGAGGTCGCGGTCGTCCACGCCGTCGATCCGACCAACAGCAGCTACGGTGAGGTGGCACATCTCGGACCGGATGTGTTGCTCGAGCGCCAGCGGGAGACAGCCGAGGAACTGCTCGCGGCGGCCGAAGATCGCGGGGCGGCATACGGCTGTGAATTCGAGACGGAGACGATCGTCGGCCAGCCGTCCGATGCGATCGTCGACTACGCCGCGAGCAACGACGTCGATCGGATCGTCGTCGGGAGCCACGGTCGGACGGGGTTCTCGAGGGTGTTGCTCGGCAGCGTCGCGGAGCGGATCGCTCGGCACGCTCCCGTTCCGGTGACGATCGTTCGGTAG
- a CDS encoding phosphopantetheine adenylyltransferase gives MRIAVAGTFGPLHDGHRTLVEHALRFGEDGVVVALTADDLAVETRHEPRPIPSLEERMQAVTDAITELDEWDRDVELRTLETEYGIATDEPSIDALVVSPETAPELEAVNDRRRERGFEPLSGIVAPYVYADDGERISSTRIVKGEIDEHGRVLE, from the coding sequence ATGCGAATCGCAGTCGCCGGCACGTTCGGGCCGCTCCACGACGGGCATCGCACCCTGGTCGAACACGCCCTTCGGTTCGGCGAGGACGGCGTCGTCGTCGCGCTGACGGCCGACGACCTGGCAGTCGAGACGCGACACGAGCCGCGCCCGATCCCGTCGCTCGAGGAGCGGATGCAGGCCGTGACGGACGCGATCACGGAGCTCGACGAGTGGGATCGCGACGTCGAACTCCGCACCCTCGAGACCGAGTACGGCATCGCGACCGACGAGCCGTCGATCGACGCGCTGGTCGTCTCCCCCGAGACGGCCCCCGAACTCGAGGCGGTCAACGACCGGCGGCGCGAACGGGGGTTCGAACCGTTGTCCGGGATCGTCGCCCCCTACGTCTACGCCGACGACGGCGAGCGAATCTCCTCGACGCGGATCGTGAAGGGAGAGATCGACGAGCACGGGCGGGTGCTCGAGTAG
- a CDS encoding RNA-guided endonuclease InsQ/TnpB family protein, which yields MRRGVTTTVRVKLHSLTERKARLIEREYGAFQDAVHGDDDANLYSATKQQAGKVWSNKNPRADTEQPVVLRNDCITIEHDEDTVLSSWWFKLPLYNPERGRGDSIWVPVHVPEKDAHLLTDECIRDSELVHRDGEWYVHLVCKRSVAVADEYDDVLAVDMGAKWIAVSTFLSDRDTQFHGAEVRRVREHYKQLRKSIGKAKVRSGAQVIERLGDRESRTVEHELHQVANELVARARERNAVIVFGDMTGLRFDNDKGRYVNDKTHKMPYAKMANILTYKAHLDGRECVPVKEYDTSRTCWRCGSQNISREVQGRVECHDCGLDDNGDKNGATNIGKRAIGKDITSPLSTVGAAVAQPETQVVLKGTSGEMESANSPDDVGLTLCEGSPRL from the coding sequence ATGCGTCGAGGAGTCACTACCACAGTACGTGTCAAACTCCACTCGCTCACCGAGCGGAAAGCCCGCCTCATCGAACGCGAGTACGGCGCGTTCCAAGATGCCGTTCACGGTGACGACGATGCAAACCTCTACTCCGCCACCAAGCAACAGGCGGGCAAAGTCTGGTCGAACAAGAATCCGCGAGCGGACACCGAACAACCCGTCGTCCTCCGCAACGACTGTATCACCATCGAACACGACGAGGATACCGTTCTCTCGTCATGGTGGTTCAAACTCCCACTCTACAATCCTGAACGAGGCCGAGGAGATAGCATCTGGGTACCCGTCCACGTCCCCGAGAAGGACGCACACCTGCTCACCGACGAGTGCATCCGCGACTCAGAACTCGTTCACCGGGACGGCGAGTGGTACGTCCACCTCGTCTGCAAGCGGTCTGTGGCCGTCGCAGACGAGTACGATGATGTTCTCGCCGTCGATATGGGCGCGAAGTGGATCGCCGTCAGCACGTTCCTCTCCGACCGAGACACACAGTTCCACGGCGCAGAAGTCCGGCGCGTCCGCGAACACTACAAGCAACTCCGCAAGAGTATCGGGAAGGCGAAGGTTCGTTCAGGAGCGCAGGTCATCGAGCGTCTCGGTGACAGGGAATCACGGACGGTTGAACACGAGTTGCATCAGGTAGCGAATGAACTCGTCGCTCGCGCCCGAGAACGCAACGCAGTCATCGTGTTCGGTGATATGACCGGGTTGCGCTTCGACAACGACAAGGGACGATACGTGAACGACAAGACCCACAAGATGCCGTATGCGAAGATGGCGAACATCCTCACGTACAAGGCCCACCTCGACGGGCGAGAGTGCGTTCCGGTCAAGGAGTACGACACCTCGCGGACGTGCTGGCGGTGCGGGTCACAGAACATAAGTCGTGAGGTGCAGGGGCGTGTCGAGTGTCACGACTGTGGGCTGGACGACAACGGCGACAAGAATGGCGCGACGAACATCGGTAAACGAGCCATCGGTAAGGACATCACGAGCCCGCTATCGACGGTGGGGGCTGCTGTGGCTCAGCCCGAAACGCAGGTCGTACTCAAGGGAACCAGCGGTGAGATGGAATCTGCGAACTCCCCAGACGACGTGGGCCTAACCCTCTGTGAGGGAAGCCCACGACTTTAG
- a CDS encoding ROK family protein: MAYYAGVDLGATNVRAIVAEADGTAIGVSRRSTPRGPTGIHVTEGVLRTLREACGDAGIDPKRITAAGIGSIGPFDLAEGTVIDPANLPDSIDRIPLTGPVSKLIGSDDVYLHNDTIAGVIGERFHADRNPDDMVYITISSGIGAGVCCDGEIMHGWDGNAGEVGHCVVDPRGRLTCGCGREGHWEAYCSGNAIPDYVRLLAEDDPTISTDLPLEGPDFTAKDVFDLAGEDELADYAIEQLAHWNAIGVTNVIHSFAPIVVSFGGAVALHNEELVVDPVRERVAEMVMTNVPEIRVTDLGDDVVVEGALASALTDGTGDRRRLRS; the protein is encoded by the coding sequence ATGGCTTACTACGCGGGCGTCGATCTCGGCGCGACCAACGTTCGGGCCATCGTCGCCGAGGCCGACGGGACGGCGATCGGTGTGAGTCGCCGATCCACGCCGCGCGGGCCGACGGGTATCCACGTGACGGAAGGGGTGCTCCGAACGCTCCGCGAAGCGTGTGGCGACGCCGGAATCGATCCGAAGCGAATCACCGCCGCGGGAATCGGCTCGATCGGGCCGTTCGATCTCGCCGAAGGAACCGTGATCGATCCAGCGAATCTCCCCGACTCGATCGATCGGATCCCGCTGACCGGCCCCGTCTCGAAACTGATCGGCAGCGACGACGTCTACCTCCACAACGATACGATCGCCGGCGTGATCGGCGAGCGCTTTCACGCCGATCGGAACCCCGACGACATGGTCTACATCACCATCTCCTCGGGGATCGGTGCCGGCGTCTGCTGTGACGGCGAAATAATGCACGGCTGGGACGGCAACGCCGGCGAGGTCGGCCACTGCGTCGTCGATCCCCGCGGGCGGCTGACCTGCGGCTGCGGCCGCGAGGGCCACTGGGAGGCGTACTGCTCCGGCAACGCCATCCCCGACTACGTCCGACTGCTCGCCGAGGACGACCCGACGATCTCGACGGACCTCCCGCTCGAGGGGCCCGATTTCACGGCGAAAGACGTCTTCGACCTCGCGGGCGAGGACGAACTGGCGGATTACGCGATCGAACAGCTCGCTCACTGGAACGCGATCGGCGTGACCAACGTGATTCACTCGTTCGCACCGATCGTCGTCTCCTTCGGCGGCGCCGTCGCGCTTCACAACGAGGAGCTCGTCGTCGACCCCGTTCGCGAGCGGGTCGCGGAGATGGTGATGACGAACGTCCCCGAGATCCGCGTCACCGACCTCGGCGACGACGTCGTCGTCGAAGGCGCACTGGCGAGCGCCCTGACCGACGGGACCGGAGATCGACGGCGGCTGCGGAGCTGA
- a CDS encoding universal stress protein has translation MTLKTVLLAVGPGDADRSEQLAEAVLEVAKPADATVVLAHVFTDDEYDEVLDRLEFDRTVDEIDPDAVAGRHSTIQDLQAILDEHDVDYEVRGAVGEHGSSIVDLATSTGADRVVVGGRRRSPTGKAVFGSTAQEVLLSAPCPVTFVRHD, from the coding sequence ATGACATTGAAAACTGTCCTGCTCGCCGTCGGACCGGGCGATGCCGATCGAAGCGAACAACTGGCCGAAGCGGTCCTCGAGGTAGCGAAACCCGCCGATGCGACCGTCGTTCTCGCACACGTCTTCACCGACGACGAGTACGACGAGGTGCTCGACCGACTCGAGTTCGACAGAACGGTCGACGAGATCGATCCGGACGCGGTCGCGGGCCGGCACTCGACGATTCAGGACCTGCAGGCGATCCTCGACGAGCACGACGTCGACTACGAGGTTCGTGGTGCCGTCGGCGAACACGGGTCGTCGATCGTCGATCTGGCGACGAGCACCGGCGCGGACCGGGTCGTCGTCGGTGGCCGCCGCCGGTCGCCGACCGGCAAGGCCGTCTTCGGCTCGACGGCCCAGGAAGTGCTGCTGTCTGCCCCCTGTCCGGTCACGTTCGTCCGCCACGACTGA
- a CDS encoding digeranylgeranylglycerophospholipid reductase — translation MNDRYDVVIAGAGPAGAQCARDLAARGYDVVVLETEAEDEFPRQSNKSTAGTFHSMMAAFGIPDDVVMQYTDSVVLESPTEHFVRDQTGAVLEFADFKRYLVKDGRDDGAEYRFDARVTAPIMESGEIIGVTYNGDEEVYGDIVIDATGPSAPIAKKLGIVDLKRENHAIGIEYEFEGIDIDRPGFADLRDAMMLRLDHEIAPGGYSWIFHTGEDTAKVGLCYIQNGSHDRYSRDDFTIDDYLSHWLETDPRFQNAEPIEGKQHRGSAHIQEPTDLHTDRFMAIGDTVPTLDPLWGEGINKCMQSGRAAAATADSVLKHDGIEPTAENLAVYDTLWHRDVAPNAKTRLLMTQLLYLAPNDRYDRLMRDLQRLDDDTLAEANKGNVRAITQLLELGDAPLVARLAKQQLDLDLGSLI, via the coding sequence ATGAACGACCGCTACGACGTAGTCATCGCCGGCGCCGGTCCCGCCGGCGCACAGTGTGCCCGCGATCTCGCCGCCAGGGGGTACGACGTCGTCGTCCTCGAGACCGAGGCCGAGGACGAGTTCCCACGGCAGAGTAACAAGTCCACTGCGGGGACGTTCCACTCCATGATGGCTGCCTTCGGCATCCCCGACGATGTCGTGATGCAGTACACCGACAGCGTCGTCCTCGAGTCGCCGACCGAACACTTCGTTCGCGACCAGACCGGCGCGGTCCTGGAGTTCGCGGACTTCAAACGCTATCTGGTGAAAGACGGCCGCGACGACGGTGCCGAGTACCGGTTCGACGCTCGCGTCACCGCGCCGATCATGGAGAGCGGCGAGATCATCGGCGTCACCTACAACGGCGACGAGGAGGTCTACGGCGACATCGTCATCGACGCGACGGGCCCGAGCGCACCCATCGCGAAGAAACTCGGCATCGTCGACCTCAAGCGCGAGAACCACGCCATCGGCATCGAGTACGAGTTCGAGGGGATCGACATCGATCGCCCCGGCTTCGCGGACCTGCGCGACGCCATGATGTTGCGACTGGACCACGAGATCGCTCCCGGCGGCTACTCTTGGATCTTCCACACGGGCGAGGACACCGCCAAGGTCGGCCTCTGTTACATCCAGAACGGCAGCCACGACCGGTACAGCCGCGACGATTTCACCATCGACGACTACCTCTCTCACTGGCTCGAGACGGACCCGCGGTTCCAGAACGCCGAACCGATCGAGGGCAAACAGCACCGCGGCTCGGCCCACATTCAGGAGCCGACCGACCTCCACACCGACCGGTTCATGGCCATCGGCGACACCGTGCCAACCCTCGACCCGCTCTGGGGCGAGGGGATCAACAAGTGCATGCAGTCCGGTCGCGCGGCTGCCGCTACCGCCGATAGCGTCCTCAAACACGACGGCATCGAGCCGACCGCCGAGAACCTCGCGGTCTACGACACCCTCTGGCACCGCGACGTCGCGCCAAACGCGAAAACGCGGCTGCTGATGACGCAGCTCCTCTATCTCGCGCCGAACGACCGCTACGACAGGCTTATGCGGGACCTCCAGCGGCTCGACGACGACACGCTGGCCGAGGCGAACAAGGGCAACGTCCGGGCCATCACGCAGCTGCTCGAGCTCGGAGACGCGCCGTTGGTCGCCCGGCTCGCGAAACAGCAGCTGGATCTCGATCTCGGCTCTCTGATATAA
- a CDS encoding DUF7557 family protein — protein sequence MTQTLEISDDLMDRLDSHCEEGQSPEELVEELVSMYETEGAFLQEGYSE from the coding sequence ATGACACAGACACTCGAAATCAGCGACGACCTGATGGACCGACTCGACAGCCACTGCGAGGAGGGCCAATCGCCCGAGGAACTCGTCGAGGAACTGGTCTCGATGTACGAAACCGAAGGGGCGTTCCTCCAGGAAGGCTACTCCGAGTGA
- a CDS encoding universal stress protein, producing MTIDTVLLAVGPMDSVRAPELAETVLEIADPLGATVVIGHAFTEDEYEDVHDDLGFDARVDDVDPDEVAAKRAPVPELAERFEEAGVEYEIKGALGEVSTKVVDMAIDVGADRMVVGGRRRSPAEKAVLGSVSQEIILQAPCPVTYFRDLDVME from the coding sequence ATGACAATCGATACGGTACTTCTCGCAGTCGGACCGATGGACTCAGTGCGCGCACCGGAACTCGCCGAGACCGTTCTCGAAATCGCCGACCCTCTCGGTGCCACCGTCGTGATCGGACACGCCTTCACCGAAGACGAGTACGAGGACGTCCACGACGACCTCGGCTTCGACGCGCGCGTCGACGACGTCGATCCCGACGAAGTCGCAGCCAAACGCGCACCAGTCCCGGAACTCGCCGAGCGCTTCGAGGAGGCCGGCGTCGAGTACGAGATCAAGGGCGCGCTCGGCGAGGTCAGCACCAAAGTCGTCGACATGGCCATCGACGTCGGCGCGGATCGCATGGTCGTCGGCGGCCGCCGGCGCTCGCCGGCGGAAAAAGCGGTCCTCGGCTCGGTCTCGCAGGAGATCATCCTGCAGGCCCCCTGTCCGGTCACGTACTTCCGCGACCTCGACGTGATGGAGTAG